The proteins below come from a single Ochotona princeps isolate mOchPri1 chromosome 13, mOchPri1.hap1, whole genome shotgun sequence genomic window:
- the NPS gene encoding neuropeptide S, protein MLELSVSLSLMLILWLSTAPMTWGHPVPPSKVAGKPDYFLVLLNSCPSRLERSEGLSLPKPISEKAFMKRSFRNGVGTGMKKTSFRRAKP, encoded by the exons ATGCTGGAGCT CTCAGTAAGTCTCAGTCTCATGCTAATTCTGTGGCTGTCCACGGCGCCCATGACTTGGGGTCACCCAGTTCCGCCGTCAAAG GTAGCTGGAAAGCCTGATTACTTCCTTGTCCTGCTAAACAGCTGTCCGAGCAGGTTGGAGAGGAGCGAGGGACTGAGTCTGCCAAAGCCCATTTCGGAGAAGGCATTTATGAAAAGGTCCTTCCGCAACGGAGTTGGCACCGGCATGAAAAAAACTTCCTTTCGAAGAGCAAAACCCTGA